In Planctomycetaceae bacterium, a single window of DNA contains:
- a CDS encoding nucleotidyltransferase domain-containing protein, protein MAQLGITLPQKNIEEFCLKWKVLEMSLFGSVLSKSFRPDSDIDLLVSFKDDAGWSLFDFVDMIDELKIIFGRKVDLVEKDTLKNPFRRQSILASNRVIYAA, encoded by the coding sequence ATGGCTCAATTAGGAATTACATTACCGCAAAAAAACATAGAGGAATTCTGTCTCAAGTGGAAAGTTTTGGAAATGTCGCTTTTTGGCTCGGTTCTGTCAAAAAGTTTTCGACCGGACAGCGATATTGATTTGCTTGTCAGCTTTAAGGATGATGCAGGCTGGAGCTTGTTTGATTTCGTCGATATGATTGACGAATTAAAAATAATTTTTGGGCGAAAAGTGGACTTGGTTGAAAAGGATACTTTGAAAAATCCATTTCGCAGACAATCGATACTTGCTTCCAACAGGGTGATATATGCGGCCTGA